One window of the Runella slithyformis DSM 19594 genome contains the following:
- a CDS encoding OmpA family protein, with protein MNTYLLGWLLCLYGAAVFPTPPFQVETSIRIHGSCKDNTTKEDIKKSVVYAVAASGKRQAGKSDETGHFDVRVSDSTQFLSFEVEGYHTVTVPVNFIGRIASTAAFPVYVEMSRKDSLPLSVINQLIISFSVPDSMDIDHRTASLTSTFFSVLSFRKQNNNGRHWPFYQASELRPGRYRYTASSTEGRLYFTKDLTLAPGFNFMDVRFDTPKEPSETVSQPEVLNEIVVKSLQKRFLYFDQSSYELRKETKAELDQVARFLANEPDMVAHVTGFTDHVGDKNKNLTLSEFRAKTVMNYLTQKGLRAEQIIVSWKGAVLEDSTNDSEESKIKKRRVEVQMMPK; from the coding sequence ATGAATACTTATCTTCTCGGATGGCTTTTGTGTCTATATGGCGCAGCCGTTTTCCCAACCCCGCCATTTCAAGTGGAAACTTCCATCCGAATACATGGGAGTTGTAAGGACAACACGACGAAAGAAGATATAAAAAAGAGCGTGGTCTATGCTGTTGCAGCATCAGGAAAAAGGCAGGCGGGGAAAAGTGACGAGACCGGACACTTTGATGTTCGGGTATCGGATTCGACACAATTTCTTTCGTTTGAGGTTGAGGGATATCATACGGTGACCGTCCCCGTCAACTTCATCGGTCGGATCGCAAGCACGGCGGCCTTTCCGGTGTATGTGGAAATGAGCCGGAAGGATTCGCTGCCGCTGTCCGTTATAAATCAGTTGATTATCTCTTTCAGCGTTCCGGATAGTATGGACATTGACCATAGAACAGCATCGCTCACTTCAACTTTTTTTTCGGTGTTGTCTTTTCGGAAACAGAATAATAACGGCAGGCATTGGCCTTTTTATCAGGCATCCGAGCTTCGGCCGGGCAGGTACCGGTATACAGCTTCTTCTACCGAAGGACGCCTGTACTTTACGAAAGACCTGACATTAGCGCCGGGTTTTAATTTTATGGATGTGCGATTCGATACCCCGAAAGAGCCATCGGAAACCGTTTCCCAACCGGAAGTCCTGAATGAAATTGTAGTTAAATCATTACAAAAGAGGTTTCTATATTTTGACCAAAGCAGTTATGAATTGAGAAAGGAAACCAAGGCCGAGTTGGATCAGGTGGCCCGGTTTTTAGCGAATGAGCCCGATATGGTGGCGCACGTGACGGGATTTACCGATCATGTGGGTGACAAAAATAAAAATCTGACCCTGTCGGAATTTCGGGCCAAAACGGTGATGAATTATTTGACCCAAAAAGGCCTCCGGGCCGAGCAGATCATTGTTTCGTGGAAAGGGGCTGTTTTAGAGGATTCTACGAATGACTCTGAAGAAAGCAAGATCAAAAAAAGGCGCGTTGAAGTGCAGATGATGCCGAAGTGA
- a CDS encoding glycosyltransferase family 2 protein, which produces MPGEALDISVVIPLFNEEESLPELTAWIGRVMDEHQYSYEVLLVDDGSTDDSWKVIQKLAVSDPHIKGVRFNRNYGKTPALQTGFQLVRGSVVITMDADLQDSPDEIPELYRMITEDGFDLVSGWKQKRYDPLSKTLPTKLFNAVTRSISGVHLHDFNCGLKAYKQRVVKNITLYGEMHRYIPVVAKWNGFRKIGEKVVQHQARKYGSTKFGLERFVNGFLDLLSITFVHRFSKAPMHFFGLWGTLSFLLGFVITFGLIIKKLYLIFAHEPFRNVTENPLFYMALVAIVIGFQLFLAGFLGEMMVKQHTVKQADYLVVEKIGV; this is translated from the coding sequence ATGCCCGGCGAAGCCCTCGATATATCAGTCGTTATACCTCTCTTCAACGAAGAGGAATCCTTACCCGAATTGACCGCCTGGATCGGGCGGGTCATGGACGAACATCAGTATAGTTATGAAGTATTGCTGGTCGACGACGGCAGCACCGACGATTCGTGGAAAGTGATTCAGAAATTGGCTGTCAGCGATCCGCACATCAAGGGAGTACGTTTTAACCGAAATTACGGCAAAACACCCGCCCTGCAAACGGGTTTTCAGCTCGTGCGCGGCAGCGTGGTCATCACGATGGATGCCGATTTGCAGGATAGCCCCGATGAGATCCCCGAGCTGTACCGAATGATCACCGAAGACGGTTTTGATCTGGTGTCGGGCTGGAAACAAAAACGCTACGACCCGCTTTCCAAAACATTGCCCACCAAACTGTTTAACGCCGTAACCCGCAGTATATCAGGAGTTCATCTTCATGATTTCAACTGCGGGCTCAAAGCCTATAAGCAGCGCGTGGTCAAAAATATAACCCTCTACGGCGAAATGCACCGCTACATTCCGGTGGTCGCCAAGTGGAACGGTTTCCGCAAGATCGGTGAAAAAGTAGTGCAGCATCAGGCCCGCAAATACGGCAGCACCAAGTTTGGACTGGAGCGCTTTGTGAACGGTTTTCTGGACCTGCTTTCGATCACGTTTGTCCACCGTTTCAGCAAAGCCCCCATGCACTTTTTCGGGCTGTGGGGTACGCTCTCGTTTCTGCTGGGATTTGTCATCACTTTTGGGCTGATCATCAAAAAACTCTACCTCATTTTTGCCCACGAGCCTTTCCGCAACGTGACCGAAAATCCGCTGTTTTATATGGCGTTGGTGGCCATCGTCATCGGATTTCAGTTGTTTCTAGCGGGATTTTTAGGCGAAATGATGGTCAAACAACACACGGTCAAGCAGGCCGATTATTTGGTCGTGGAGAAAATAGGGGTGTAA
- a CDS encoding sodium:solute symporter, translated as MKNLPLIDVAIILLYLAGMVGVGVYFSRKNSRESSHNAEQFTTASGQIPGWAIGMSIYATFLSSNTFLGVPGKAFGSNWNSFVFSLSMPLAAWVATKFFIPFYRNTGEVSAYTNLENRFGPWARSYAVVCFLLTQLARMGSIFFGIALSLQALTGYPMATIMVVVGICIILYTVMGGMEAVIWTEVVQGVIKTAGAVIILWLVVDGMEGGVSKIVDIGQADHKFSLGSYAPDFSQPTFWVVLLYGFFMNLNNFGMDQNYVQRYHTTTSIKEAAKSVWLCVYLYVPISLIFFVLGSCLYAYYQSNPELLEAVKLQAAADRLPGGTQEAIRQLAATLKPSDFGDKVMPHFMVNKVPAGMLGLIVAAILSAAMSTISSGMNASATVFSVDIYQRYIKSNLTDKQSLKLLYIATTVFGLMGMGTGIAMIGVKSILDVWWVLSGIFAGGMLGLFLLGIISRQTHNAEALTATMIGLLVILWMTFSAQLPESYAYLRSAFHPNMIIVVGTLTIFLVGILLTKIRRKTPETSSKEPVV; from the coding sequence ATGAAGAACCTTCCTCTTATTGATGTTGCCATCATTTTGCTGTATTTAGCCGGCATGGTGGGTGTTGGTGTGTACTTCTCCCGTAAAAACAGTCGGGAAAGCAGCCACAATGCCGAGCAGTTTACCACTGCTTCCGGACAGATTCCCGGGTGGGCCATCGGCATGTCCATTTACGCCACTTTTCTCAGCAGCAATACCTTTTTGGGCGTGCCCGGCAAGGCATTCGGCAGCAACTGGAACTCGTTTGTATTCAGTTTGTCCATGCCGTTGGCGGCGTGGGTGGCCACCAAATTTTTCATTCCTTTTTACCGCAATACCGGTGAGGTCTCGGCCTATACCAACCTTGAAAATCGTTTCGGGCCATGGGCTCGGTCGTACGCGGTGGTGTGTTTTTTGCTGACGCAGCTGGCCCGCATGGGGTCTATCTTTTTCGGCATTGCGCTGAGTTTGCAGGCCCTCACGGGCTATCCGATGGCCACGATCATGGTGGTGGTCGGGATTTGTATCATTCTGTACACCGTGATGGGCGGCATGGAAGCGGTGATCTGGACAGAAGTGGTGCAGGGCGTCATCAAAACGGCCGGGGCGGTCATTATTTTGTGGTTAGTGGTCGATGGCATGGAAGGGGGAGTAAGCAAGATCGTCGACATCGGACAGGCCGACCATAAATTCAGCCTCGGCAGCTACGCGCCGGACTTTTCCCAACCGACCTTTTGGGTGGTATTGCTTTACGGGTTTTTTATGAACCTGAACAATTTCGGCATGGACCAAAACTACGTACAGCGGTACCATACCACCACGTCCATCAAAGAGGCCGCTAAGTCGGTGTGGCTGTGTGTGTACCTGTACGTGCCTATTTCGCTGATATTCTTTGTATTGGGGTCGTGCTTGTACGCCTATTATCAATCCAACCCTGAGTTGTTGGAAGCCGTTAAGCTACAGGCCGCCGCTGACCGCCTGCCGGGCGGCACGCAGGAGGCGATCCGTCAGCTGGCCGCTACGCTCAAACCGAGTGATTTCGGCGATAAGGTCATGCCGCATTTCATGGTAAACAAAGTGCCGGCGGGTATGCTGGGACTGATCGTGGCGGCGATTTTGTCGGCGGCAATGAGTACCATCAGTTCGGGCATGAATGCTTCCGCTACGGTGTTTTCGGTCGATATTTACCAACGCTACATCAAATCAAACCTGACCGATAAACAGTCATTGAAACTGCTGTACATTGCTACGACGGTATTCGGATTGATGGGCATGGGTACGGGCATCGCCATGATCGGTGTCAAGAGTATTTTGGACGTATGGTGGGTGCTTTCGGGCATTTTTGCGGGCGGTATGCTGGGGCTGTTCCTGCTGGGGATCATCTCTCGCCAAACCCACAATGCCGAAGCCCTTACCGCCACCATGATCGGCCTGCTCGTCATTCTCTGGATGACCTTTTCGGCCCAACTGCCCGAGTCGTATGCCTATCTGCGCAGTGCCTTTCATCCCAACATGATCATTGTGGTAGGGACGCTGACGATCTTTCTGGTAGGAATATTGTTGACAAAAATACGCCGTAAAACGCCCGAAACTTCCTCAAAAGAGCCCGTTGTGTGA
- a CDS encoding HpcH/HpaI aldolase family protein, which produces MSVAATPDLLQKLQNGQNVYGTCITSTAPMWPAAIRRTGVDFVFIDTEHIPLDRGELAKMCQIFRALGITPIVRIPEPNPFLACQVIDGGALGVVAPYLESTAQIRELVGAVKFRPLKGEKLQQYLTGAEEMTPELKQYIANHNVANLCIANIESVPALERLEELLSVPGLDAVFIGPHDLSVSLGLPEQYDHPDFEAAVRSIIHQTRAKGLSIGIHFSQEPERQIQWMKEGANIVVHSFDVALFVQRLQHDLSIIKQAAGDIPATDASGSLIV; this is translated from the coding sequence ATGAGTGTCGCAGCTACTCCCGACTTACTCCAAAAATTACAAAACGGCCAAAATGTGTACGGCACGTGCATCACCTCCACGGCCCCCATGTGGCCGGCAGCCATCAGACGCACCGGCGTTGATTTTGTGTTTATTGATACCGAACACATTCCGCTCGACCGTGGTGAGCTGGCCAAAATGTGTCAGATTTTCAGAGCGTTGGGCATTACGCCCATTGTACGCATTCCCGAGCCCAACCCTTTTTTGGCCTGTCAGGTGATTGACGGCGGGGCATTGGGCGTAGTGGCACCGTACCTGGAATCGACCGCTCAGATTCGTGAGCTGGTGGGCGCGGTGAAATTCCGACCGCTCAAGGGAGAAAAATTGCAGCAATACCTCACCGGTGCCGAAGAAATGACGCCCGAATTAAAACAATACATCGCCAACCACAACGTCGCCAACCTGTGCATTGCCAACATCGAAAGTGTCCCTGCCTTAGAGCGCTTGGAAGAATTATTGTCGGTGCCCGGTCTGGATGCCGTGTTTATCGGTCCGCATGATCTGTCGGTGAGTTTGGGCCTGCCTGAGCAATACGACCACCCCGATTTTGAAGCCGCCGTGCGCAGCATCATTCACCAAACCCGCGCCAAGGGCCTTTCCATCGGCATTCATTTTTCGCAGGAGCCCGAGCGTCAGATCCAATGGATGAAAGAAGGAGCCAATATCGTGGTGCACAGTTTTGACGTGGCCCTTTTTGTGCAACGCTTACAGCATGACCTGAGCATCATTAAACAGGCTGCCGGTGATATACCCGCAACTGATGCTTCCGGTTCACTTATCGTTTAA